The Corynebacterium vitaeruminis DSM 20294 genome window below encodes:
- a CDS encoding GntR family transcriptional regulator, translated as MPKEALLVSTVARVTGEISRMVMEGALKPGEKLNEVAFATKFDVSRNTLREAFRTLIRDGLLVHYINRGVYVKSFELDEVEKLYQFRRFMQISCISFFEANARCSSLADAMLLAATRAAEAAGAGDWGAVAHHNNEFHLRIFDIPDNEQVREIGRDIVVQFRLVFMNSGQGPDVHGPFIQRNKEIAEALAAGETDRACELLDDYLGRSLEVARARYR; from the coding sequence ATGCCCAAGGAAGCGCTGCTCGTGTCCACCGTCGCTCGCGTGACCGGCGAGATCTCTCGCATGGTCATGGAGGGGGCGCTGAAGCCGGGGGAGAAGCTCAACGAGGTGGCCTTCGCCACCAAGTTCGACGTCTCCCGGAACACCCTGCGCGAGGCCTTCCGCACGCTCATCCGCGACGGCCTGCTCGTCCACTACATCAACCGCGGCGTGTACGTGAAAAGCTTCGAGCTGGACGAGGTGGAAAAGCTCTACCAGTTCCGCCGCTTCATGCAGATCAGCTGCATCTCCTTCTTCGAGGCCAACGCGCGTTGCAGTTCGCTTGCCGACGCCATGCTGCTGGCCGCTACCCGCGCGGCGGAGGCCGCGGGCGCCGGCGACTGGGGCGCGGTGGCCCACCACAACAACGAGTTCCACCTGCGGATCTTCGATATCCCCGACAACGAGCAGGTCCGCGAGATCGGCCGCGACATCGTGGTGCAGTTCCGCCTCGTGTTCATGAACTCGGGACAAGGTCCCGACGTCCACGGCCCGTTCATCCAGCGGAACAAAGAGATCGCCGAGGCGCTTGCGGCGGGCGAGACGGATCGGGCCTGCGAGCTTCTGGACGACTACCTCGGGCGCTCGCTCGAGGTCGCGCGGGCTCGCTACCGATAG
- a CDS encoding MDR family MFS transporter, whose protein sequence is MTETPTHKEQRTGLIIGALMLSMLMSALGQMIFTTALPTIVGELGGVEHMSWVITAFLLGQTIAMPLFGKLGDQINRKPLFISANVLFLIGSAIGATAQSMSVLIAGRAIQGVAGGAMMILSQAITAEVTTPRTRGKYMGLMGSVFGVASVLGPLAGGWFTDGPGWRWGMWLNLPIGIVAILAIISLLHLPAKQQNFRLDWLGTLTMAIATAALILFVTWGGRDYEWSSPTIIGLIITSIVFAVIFVFVERRASQPLISMDLFKNRNFTLATIAGLAVGVIMFGCLAYLPTYMQMVHHMTPTKAGLMMIPMMGGMIITSTVTGNLITRTGRYKWYPIVGQVIITITMVLLSTLKADDSLVKVGIFLALFGIGLGCTMQILVLIVQNSFTIERVGTATGANNFFRQVGGSLGSAFVGSIFLSHLKEHLSTTLPQAIQQAAKDGVDVSQLHLQGGASNLTPAIVSHLPAVIRDAIGFAYNDSLTPVFLYLAPLSTAAVIVLLFVKEHTLRTTR, encoded by the coding sequence ATGACTGAAACTCCCACTCACAAGGAGCAACGCACCGGTCTGATTATCGGCGCGCTCATGCTCTCCATGCTCATGAGCGCCCTCGGGCAGATGATCTTCACCACCGCGCTGCCCACCATCGTGGGCGAGCTCGGCGGCGTGGAGCACATGTCCTGGGTCATTACCGCTTTCCTCCTGGGCCAGACGATCGCGATGCCGCTGTTCGGCAAACTCGGCGACCAGATTAACCGCAAGCCGCTGTTCATCAGCGCGAACGTCCTGTTCCTCATCGGATCGGCCATCGGCGCCACCGCCCAGTCGATGTCCGTGCTCATCGCGGGCCGCGCCATCCAGGGCGTCGCCGGCGGCGCGATGATGATCCTCTCGCAGGCGATCACCGCCGAGGTCACCACCCCGCGCACCCGCGGCAAGTACATGGGCCTCATGGGTTCGGTTTTCGGCGTGGCCTCCGTGCTCGGCCCGCTGGCCGGCGGCTGGTTCACCGACGGCCCCGGCTGGCGCTGGGGCATGTGGCTCAACCTGCCGATCGGCATCGTGGCCATCTTGGCCATCATCTCCCTGCTCCACCTGCCTGCCAAGCAGCAGAACTTCAGGCTCGATTGGCTGGGCACGCTGACCATGGCGATCGCCACCGCGGCGCTCATCCTGTTCGTCACCTGGGGCGGCCGCGACTACGAGTGGTCGAGCCCGACGATCATCGGCCTCATCATCACGAGCATCGTCTTCGCCGTGATCTTCGTCTTCGTCGAGCGCCGCGCCTCCCAGCCGCTTATCTCGATGGACCTGTTCAAGAACCGCAACTTCACCCTGGCTACTATCGCGGGGCTCGCGGTCGGCGTCATCATGTTCGGCTGCCTGGCCTACCTGCCCACCTACATGCAGATGGTCCACCACATGACCCCCACCAAGGCTGGTCTCATGATGATCCCCATGATGGGCGGCATGATCATCACCTCTACGGTCACGGGCAACCTCATCACCCGCACGGGCCGCTACAAGTGGTACCCGATCGTGGGACAGGTCATCATCACCATCACGATGGTGCTGCTGTCCACCCTCAAGGCCGACGACTCGCTGGTCAAGGTGGGCATCTTCCTGGCACTGTTCGGCATCGGACTTGGCTGCACCATGCAGATCCTCGTGCTCATCGTCCAGAACTCCTTCACCATCGAGCGGGTGGGCACCGCGACCGGCGCGAACAACTTCTTCCGTCAGGTCGGCGGATCGCTGGGCTCCGCGTTCGTGGGCTCGATCTTCCTCTCCCACCTGAAGGAGCATCTCAGCACCACCCTGCCGCAGGCCATCCAGCAGGCGGCGAAGGACGGCGTGGACGTAAGCCAGCTGCACTTGCAGGGCGGCGCGTCCAACCTCACCCCGGCGATCGTCTCACACCTGCCGGCCGTCATCCGCGACGCCATCGGCTTCGCCTACAACGACTCGCTCACCCCGGTCTTCCTGTACCTGGCCCCGCTGTCGACCGCCGCGGTGATCGTACTCCTCTTCGTCAAGGAACACACCCTGCGCACCACACGCTAG
- a CDS encoding TetR/AcrR family transcriptional regulator yields MQTPLSLRERKRLQTRADIEEHATRLVAERGYAAVTVDDICEAAGISKRTFFNYVDSKETAVLGEPPRDFNEEQRGRFLSHRHANVVAALLDLTLDNVISGQFADPEQRAVLLRRRKRIRRSDPDLDHLGSSRLNGSYAVLTEMLQAYYQAFPEAKLAPELTDAEESAQLALVVIGAIRLGFSSWVDAKTESYEQLRPRCKASLHSITRLCRALPDKEENDD; encoded by the coding sequence GTGCAAACTCCATTATCACTACGGGAACGCAAGCGACTGCAGACCCGGGCCGACATCGAGGAGCACGCCACCCGGCTGGTTGCCGAGCGCGGATACGCCGCGGTCACCGTGGACGACATCTGCGAGGCAGCGGGGATCTCCAAGCGCACCTTCTTCAACTACGTCGACTCGAAGGAGACGGCCGTCCTCGGCGAGCCGCCCCGGGACTTCAACGAAGAGCAGCGGGGGCGCTTCCTCTCCCACCGGCACGCGAACGTCGTGGCGGCGCTCCTCGATCTCACCCTCGACAACGTCATCTCCGGGCAGTTCGCCGACCCCGAGCAGCGCGCCGTCCTCCTGCGACGCCGCAAGCGGATCAGGCGATCGGACCCCGACCTCGACCACCTCGGATCCTCACGGCTCAACGGGTCCTACGCGGTGCTCACCGAGATGCTTCAGGCCTATTACCAGGCCTTCCCCGAGGCGAAGCTCGCGCCCGAGCTCACCGACGCCGAGGAATCCGCACAACTCGCGCTCGTGGTCATCGGCGCGATCCGGCTGGGCTTTAGCAGCTGGGTCGACGCGAAGACCGAGAGCTACGAGCAGCTCAGGCCTCGCTGCAAGGCCAGCTTGCACTCTATAACGCGGCTGTGCCGCGCCCTCCCCGACAAAGAAGAAAACGATGACTGA
- a CDS encoding class II fumarate hydratase, with translation MTEYRIEHDTMGEVKVPVDALWRAQTQRAVENFPISGRGLESAQIRAMGLLKAACAQVNKDRGLLSAEQADAIIAAAKEIAEGKHDAEFPIDVFQTGSGTSSNMNTNEVIASLAKAAGVEVHPNDHVNMGQSSNDTFPTATHVAATEAAVKDLIPGLEVLQKSLAAKAKEWETVVKSGRTHLMDAVPVTLGQEFSGYARQIEAGIERVKATLPRLGELPIGGTAVGTGLNTPADFGEKVTAELVKLTGVSELRECVNHFEAQANRDGLVEFSGAMRTVAVSLTKIANDIRWMGSGPLTGLGEIHLPDLQPGSSIMPGKVNPVLCETATQVAAQVIGNDAAVGFAGSQGAFELNVFIPVMARNVLESARLLANTARVFAERLVDGIEPNVERMRTLAESSPSIVTPLNSAIGYEAAAKVAKTALKEGKTIRQTVIDLGFVDGEKLTEEELDKRLDVLAMANTDRDK, from the coding sequence ATGACTGAGTACCGCATCGAACACGACACCATGGGCGAAGTGAAGGTGCCCGTCGACGCACTGTGGCGAGCACAGACCCAGCGCGCCGTCGAGAACTTCCCGATCTCCGGCCGTGGCCTCGAGTCTGCGCAGATCCGCGCCATGGGCCTGCTCAAGGCAGCCTGCGCCCAGGTGAACAAGGATCGCGGCCTGCTCTCCGCCGAGCAGGCAGATGCCATCATCGCCGCCGCCAAGGAGATCGCCGAAGGCAAGCACGACGCCGAGTTCCCGATCGATGTGTTCCAGACCGGTTCTGGTACCTCCTCCAACATGAACACCAACGAGGTCATCGCCTCCCTGGCCAAGGCCGCTGGCGTCGAGGTCCACCCGAACGACCACGTGAACATGGGCCAGTCCTCCAACGACACCTTCCCCACCGCCACCCACGTCGCCGCCACCGAGGCCGCCGTCAAGGACCTCATCCCGGGCCTCGAGGTGCTGCAGAAGTCCCTGGCCGCCAAGGCCAAGGAGTGGGAGACCGTGGTCAAGTCCGGCCGCACCCACCTCATGGACGCCGTCCCGGTCACCCTGGGCCAGGAGTTCTCCGGCTACGCCCGCCAGATCGAGGCAGGCATCGAGCGCGTGAAGGCCACCCTGCCGCGCCTCGGCGAGCTGCCCATCGGCGGCACCGCCGTCGGCACCGGCCTCAACACCCCGGCCGACTTCGGCGAGAAGGTCACCGCCGAGCTCGTCAAGCTCACCGGTGTGTCCGAGCTGCGCGAGTGCGTCAACCACTTCGAGGCTCAGGCCAACCGCGACGGCCTGGTCGAGTTCTCCGGCGCCATGCGCACCGTCGCCGTCTCCCTGACCAAGATCGCCAACGATATCCGCTGGATGGGCTCCGGCCCGCTCACCGGCCTCGGCGAGATCCACCTGCCGGACCTGCAGCCGGGCTCCTCCATCATGCCCGGCAAGGTCAACCCGGTCCTGTGTGAGACCGCCACCCAGGTCGCCGCCCAGGTCATCGGCAACGACGCCGCCGTCGGCTTCGCCGGCTCCCAGGGCGCCTTCGAGCTCAACGTTTTCATCCCGGTCATGGCCCGCAACGTGCTCGAGTCCGCTCGCCTGCTGGCCAACACCGCCCGCGTCTTCGCCGAGCGCCTCGTCGACGGCATCGAGCCGAACGTCGAGCGCATGCGCACTCTGGCCGAGTCCTCCCCGTCCATCGTGACCCCGCTGAACTCCGCCATCGGCTACGAGGCCGCCGCCAAGGTCGCCAAGACCGCCCTGAAGGAAGGCAAGACCATCCGCCAGACCGTCATCGACCTGGGCTTCGTCGACGGCGAAAAGCTCACCGAGGAGGAGCTGGACAAGCGCCTCGACGTGCTCGCCATGGCGAACACCGACCGCGACAAGTAA
- a CDS encoding LamB/YcsF family protein — protein MTRFDLNADLGESFGAYSVGNDEEVLRLVSSANVACGFHAGDPSVMMRTIEAAAQRGIRVGAHPGYRDLAGFGRRAIAYSYEELKADLIYQISAAWGMAQAVGVTLSYVKPHGALYNTMVRDRVQATAVIDAILAVDPGLKLMALAGAPVLEWARAEGLGTIAEAFADRAYLPDGTLAPRSQPGAVLYDPEAVAAQALSIVRSQSVGLFAGGSIEVSAQSLCVHGDNPEALANVAAIVALFAENGIAVGA, from the coding sequence ATCACGCGCTTCGACTTGAACGCCGACCTCGGCGAGAGCTTCGGCGCGTACTCCGTGGGCAACGACGAGGAGGTCTTGCGGCTCGTCTCCAGCGCGAACGTCGCCTGCGGCTTCCACGCGGGCGACCCCTCGGTCATGATGCGCACCATCGAGGCCGCGGCCCAGCGCGGGATCCGGGTCGGCGCGCACCCCGGCTACCGCGACCTGGCAGGGTTCGGCCGGCGCGCGATCGCTTACTCCTACGAGGAGCTCAAGGCCGACCTCATCTACCAGATCTCCGCAGCGTGGGGCATGGCCCAGGCGGTGGGGGTCACGCTCAGCTACGTCAAGCCGCACGGGGCCCTCTACAACACCATGGTCCGCGATCGCGTGCAGGCCACGGCGGTCATCGACGCGATCCTAGCCGTCGACCCGGGGCTCAAGCTCATGGCGCTCGCGGGCGCGCCCGTGCTCGAGTGGGCGCGCGCCGAGGGGCTGGGCACCATCGCCGAGGCCTTCGCAGACCGCGCCTACCTGCCCGACGGGACGCTCGCGCCGAGGAGCCAGCCCGGCGCGGTGCTTTACGACCCGGAGGCGGTCGCGGCGCAGGCGCTGTCCATCGTTCGGTCGCAGTCAGTGGGGCTTTTCGCAGGCGGGTCGATCGAGGTCTCCGCGCAGTCGCTGTGCGTGCACGGAGACAACCCGGAGGCGCTGGCCAACGTGGCCGCGATCGTCGCGCTCTTCGCCGAGAACGGCATCGCGGTGGGCGCATGA
- a CDS encoding 5-oxoprolinase subunit C family protein gives MSFPLFEVVRPGALTVFQDRGRFGLSGFGVSPSGAWDRRSAAKANRALGNSVDAPVLEILGGGFAARALAPATVLLTGAQAEVAVSGRRGFTHTVLDLAPGDTLELGDPESGCRTYLAVRGGFSAPAVLGSHSLDLLSGIGPAPVAASDVLFGSSSFVETHAWYPMLRQLPPTWSRLSIEPLKVIIGPREDWFTVATVERFFNEVFTVSPDSNRVGLRLVPRKPLAIKRGGELPSEGMVRGAIQVPPDGNPVVFGPDHPVTGGYPVIGVLDEDSADRCAQLVPGQLVHFEEKVLD, from the coding sequence ATGTCGTTCCCGCTCTTCGAGGTGGTGCGCCCGGGCGCGCTGACGGTGTTCCAGGACCGAGGCCGGTTCGGCCTTTCCGGGTTCGGCGTGAGCCCGTCGGGCGCCTGGGACCGCCGCAGCGCAGCCAAGGCCAACCGGGCGCTCGGCAATTCCGTGGACGCCCCGGTGCTGGAGATCCTCGGCGGCGGCTTCGCCGCGCGCGCCTTGGCCCCCGCGACGGTGCTGCTCACGGGCGCTCAGGCCGAGGTGGCGGTGTCGGGCAGGAGGGGCTTTACCCACACCGTCCTCGATCTCGCCCCCGGCGACACGCTCGAGCTCGGCGACCCCGAGTCGGGCTGCCGCACCTACCTGGCGGTGCGCGGCGGCTTCTCCGCGCCCGCGGTCTTGGGCTCGCACTCGCTCGACCTCTTGAGCGGCATCGGGCCCGCACCCGTGGCGGCCAGTGACGTCCTCTTCGGCAGCTCCTCCTTCGTCGAGACCCACGCGTGGTACCCGATGCTCCGGCAGCTCCCGCCCACATGGTCGCGGCTGTCCATCGAGCCGCTCAAGGTCATCATCGGGCCGCGGGAGGACTGGTTCACCGTAGCCACCGTCGAGCGGTTCTTTAACGAGGTCTTCACGGTCTCCCCCGATTCCAACCGCGTGGGGCTGCGCCTTGTTCCCCGGAAGCCGCTGGCGATCAAGCGCGGCGGCGAGCTGCCCAGCGAGGGCATGGTCCGCGGGGCGATCCAGGTTCCGCCGGACGGAAACCCGGTGGTCTTCGGCCCCGACCACCCGGTCACCGGCGGGTATCCGGTCATCGGCGTGCTCGACGAGGACTCCGCCGACCGCTGCGCGCAGCTGGTCCCCGGCCAGCTCGTGCACTTCGAGGAAAAAGTACTCGACTGA
- a CDS encoding 5-oxoprolinase subunit B family protein, with amino-acid sequence MIIHRSGEAAILIAFEEADLLGPEDSMIDLVVRTHARLRRSIDDGALRGIRDTVPAARTILVSFDPAATDAWAVHDFVSIMGPIPPAARAEGREIVIPVSYGGPDLDEVAKALGMRPSEVVAAHRATAWRAAFGGFAPGFMYLTGDGLAVPRRATPRTAVPAGSVALASGMSAVYPSDSPGGWQLIGRTDAVLWDLSRPEPSLIAPGDIVRFVEGG; translated from the coding sequence ATGATCATCCACCGCAGCGGCGAGGCCGCCATCCTCATCGCCTTCGAGGAGGCGGACCTGCTCGGGCCCGAGGACTCCATGATCGACCTAGTCGTGCGCACCCACGCACGCCTGCGCCGCTCCATCGACGACGGGGCGCTGCGCGGTATCCGCGACACCGTGCCCGCCGCGCGCACCATCCTGGTCAGCTTCGACCCGGCCGCGACCGACGCCTGGGCGGTGCACGACTTCGTCTCCATCATGGGCCCCATCCCGCCCGCCGCCCGCGCCGAGGGCCGTGAGATCGTCATCCCCGTTTCCTACGGCGGGCCGGACCTCGACGAGGTGGCGAAGGCGCTGGGCATGCGCCCGAGCGAGGTCGTCGCCGCGCATCGGGCCACCGCGTGGCGCGCGGCCTTCGGCGGCTTCGCACCAGGGTTCATGTACCTGACGGGAGACGGCCTCGCGGTGCCCCGGCGCGCGACGCCGCGGACCGCCGTGCCCGCGGGCTCCGTGGCGCTGGCCAGCGGCATGAGCGCGGTCTACCCCTCGGACTCGCCGGGCGGCTGGCAGCTCATCGGCCGCACCGATGCCGTGCTCTGGGACCTGAGCCGCCCCGAGCCCAGCCTCATCGCCCCGGGCGATATCGTCCGATTCGTGGAGGGCGGGTAA